CTATATCATCCAACCTGCCAAGAAAAGGGCTCACAAAGGTTGCTCCTGCTCTTGCTGCAATTAGGGCCTGTGGTGCAGAGAAAACTAAGGTTACATTGGTTCTAATTCCTTGTTCACTGAACTTAGAAACCGCCTTTAGACCTTCCTCCGTCATGGGAACTTTAATTACCACATTCGGATGGATGCGGACTAATTCCTTAGCCTCTTCCAGCATTTCCTCATAGGTTTCTCCTACAACTTCAGCACTGATGGGACCATCCACCAGCTCCGTAATCTCTTGGATCACTGCTTTGAGGTCTCGTCCTTCCTTTGCAATCAGCGATGGATTGGTTGTAACGCCGGATAGAATGCCCCATTTGCTTATTTCTCTAATCTCTTCTATATTTGCTGTATCAATAAAAAGCTTCAAAGAATCACTTCCTAAATATTTAATATTCTTCTGGCCTCATCTGGAGTAGCAACTTCTCTACCCAGCTCTTTTGCTATTCTTACAACTCTTT
Above is a genomic segment from Alkaliphilus oremlandii OhILAs containing:
- the fsa gene encoding fructose-6-phosphate aldolase, whose protein sequence is MKLFIDTANIEEIREISKWGILSGVTTNPSLIAKEGRDLKAVIQEITELVDGPISAEVVGETYEEMLEEAKELVRIHPNVVIKVPMTEEGLKAVSKFSEQGIRTNVTLVFSAPQALIAARAGATFVSPFLGRLDDIGADGIGLIEDIAHIFHIHHIDTEIIGASIRHNLHVMNAAKAGAHIATIPYKVLKDMVKHPLTDIGIEKFMADWNKTKK